A region from the Cygnus olor isolate bCygOlo1 chromosome 24, bCygOlo1.pri.v2, whole genome shotgun sequence genome encodes:
- the LOC121059078 gene encoding basic proline-rich protein-like — MSAPRRAGPGRRGRDGAGTGSTRRGGGTERRPAPPPPSWAPPRRGWGGVGARSPPRRGGGHRERGPDAAAPSPAGTGNPQSPPASDPSPPGSDAARSALSGGAEKREGGTKRQHEERQRRGGSPTPKAAPRSRGCALEEEPGPGGTAPAAAVPGPEPRAGPSPATVTSVEQAEPWEPPEGSAGGSQPETAVPIRPCWCQQFRWCHKARRSHKRRTSLFHSQLEEGDSKRETTEGSVSFSVPQERQPRGTQGPHQVLSKQLPPEGSLPGSG; from the exons ATGTCAGCGCCTcgccgggccggccccggccgTCGGGGGAGGGACGGGGCGGGGACGGGCAGCacccggcggggcgggggcaccgagcgccgcccggccccgccgcccccctcctGGGCGCCCCCCAggcggggttgggggggggttggCGCCAGAAGCCCCCCCCGGAGGGGCGGCGGGCACCGGGAGAGGGGCCCCGACGCCGCCGCACCGAGCCCCGCGGGCACCGGGaacccccagagcccccccgcGAGTGACCCGAGCCCCCCCGGGAGCGACGCCGCCCGCAGCGCTTTGTCTGGGGGCGCCGAGAAACGGGAGGGGGGAACAAAGCGGCAGCACGAGGAGCGGCAGCGGAGGGGGGGAAGCCCGACCCCAAAGG ctgcccccagaaGCAGGGGATGCGCCCTGGAGGAGGAACCAGGCCCAGGAGGCACAGCCCCAGCGGCTGCGGTGCCCGGCCCTGAGCCCCGAGctggtcccagccctgccacggTCACCAGCgtggagcaggcagagccctgggagccCCCAGAAGGTTCTGCTGGAGGGTCCCAGCCAGAAACGGCCGTCCCCATCCGCCCGTGCTGGTGTCAGCAGTTTCGCTGGTGTCACAAGGCCAGAAGAAGCCACAAACGCAGGACTTCCCTCTTCCACTCGCAGCTGGAGGAAGGTGACAGCAAAAGAGAAACGACCGAAGGGTCGGTGAGCTTCAGCGTGCCGCAGGAACGCCAGCCCCGTGGCACACAAGGCCCACACCAAGTCCTCAGCAAGCAGCTGCCTCCCGAGGGAAGCCTTCCGGGCTCTGGCTGA